Proteins from one Cryptomeria japonica chromosome 4, Sugi_1.0, whole genome shotgun sequence genomic window:
- the LOC131049081 gene encoding uncharacterized protein LOC131049081, producing MSRPWWTMEAPPVPQQTTIEPRPSGGGGGGHSGGSIGMLVVVLAAITILGVLAGAIARICGGRHMTGDGDYDFEGWVENKCSTCIDGSLGGGAAHPPPKAAAGDDTAPPKAAPAGDEEEKKEEAE from the coding sequence ATGTCAAGGCCATGGTGGACAATGGAGGCGCCGCCAGTGCCACAGCAAACGACTATAGAGCCAAGGCCTAGCGGCGGTGGCGGCGGAGGGCATTCTGGCGGCTCCATTGGCATGCTGGTGGTGGTTCTGGCGGCGATTACTATTTTGGGGGTGTTGGCGGGGGCGATTGCGAGGATTTGTGGCGGAAGGCACATGACTGGGGATGGAGACTACGATTTTGAAGGGTGGGTGGAGAATAAATGCTCCACCTGCATTGATGGCAGCCTCGGCGGCGGCGCTGCTCATCCGCCGCCTAAGGCCGCCGCCGGTGACGACACTGCGCCGCCTAAGGCGGCCCCAGCCGGTGacgaggaagaaaagaaagaggaggctGAGTAA